TCGTTAACAGGCCTATCCTTTCCTATGGGGTGGAAGAAGCAATAGATGCGGGCTGTACTGAAATGGTCATGATTTCAAGTCGATCCAAACGTTCCATCGAAGATTATTTTGATCGAACTTGGGACTTGGAAAAGACACTGGCAGAGCGAGGTAAAAAGGAACTTTTAAATCTTATTCGCCAAATTCCCCAAATGGCCCGCTTTATATTTACGCGGCAGGCCGAACCTTTGGGGCTTGGCCATGCAGTCCTCTGCGGGGAATCTCTATGCGGTGGTGACTATTTTGGCGTTATTCTTCCTGATGATGTAATGATTGCTCAGCCCTCAGTGCTGGCTCAATTAATAGAGGTACATGAAAGTTTGGGAGGTAGTGTTATTGCCTTAGAGACGGTTTCAGATGAAGACACCTCCCGGTATGGAATAGTTGAAGCTGAGAGAATTCATGCAA
This region of Aminobacterium colombiense DSM 12261 genomic DNA includes:
- the galU gene encoding UTP--glucose-1-phosphate uridylyltransferase GalU — its product is MQKQIVSKCLFPVAGLGTRFLPATKDVPKEMLPLVNRPILSYGVEEAIDAGCTEMVMISSRSKRSIEDYFDRTWDLEKTLAERGKKELLNLIRQIPQMARFIFTRQAEPLGLGHAVLCGESLCGGDYFGVILPDDVMIAQPSVLAQLIEVHESLGGSVIALETVSDEDTSRYGIVEAERIHARVFQVHNLVEKPVKGCAPSNLAIMGRYVLSPRIFSILKEVKPGAGGEIQLTDGLIQLAKEEPLWGVVYKGRRLDCGTQKGWLQANVELALKDPSLRDIVLQVVEEYKKGEGK